The Neovison vison isolate M4711 chromosome 13, ASM_NN_V1, whole genome shotgun sequence genome includes a region encoding these proteins:
- the SNRPA1 gene encoding U2 small nuclear ribonucleoprotein A', giving the protein MVKLTAELIEQAAQYTNAVRDRELDLRGYKIPVIENLGATLDQFDAIDFSDNEIRKLDGFPLLRRLKTLLVNNNRICRIGEGLDQALPCLTELILTNNSLVELGDLDPLASLKSLTYLSILRNPVTNKKHYRLYVIYKVPQVRVLDFQKVKLKERQEAEKMFKGKRGAQLAKDIARRSKTFNPGAGLPTDKKKGGPSPGDVEAIKNAIANASTLAEVERLKGLLQSGQIPGRERRSGPTDDGEEEMEEDTVTNGS; this is encoded by the exons ATGGTGAAACTGACGGCAGAGTTGATCGAGCAGGCGGCTCAGTACACTAACGCCGTGCGGGACCGCGAGCTGGACCTCCGGG GGTATAAAATTCCTGTCATTGAAAATCTAGGTGCTACCTTAGACCAGTTTGATGCTATTGACTTTTCTGACAATGAAATCAGGAAACTGGATGGTTTTCCTTTgttaagaagactgaaaacatTATTAGTAAACAACAATAGAATATG CCGTATAGGTGAGGGACTTGATCAGGCTCTACCCTGTCTGACAGAactcattctcaccaacaatagTCTTGTGGAACTG GGTGATCTGGACCCTTTGGCATCTCTCAAATCACTGACTTACCTAAG TATTCTAAGAAATCCTGTAACAAATAAGAAGCATTACAGACTGTATGTAATTTATAAAGTTCCGCAAGTCAGAGTACTGGATTTCCAGAAGGTGAAACTAAAA GAGCGtcaggaagcagagaaaatgTTCAAGGGCAAACGGGGTGCACAACTTGCAAAGGATATTGCCAGGAGAAGCAAAAC tTTCAACCCAGGTGCTGGTTTGCCAACTGACAAGAAGAAAGGTGGGCCATCTCCAGGAGATGTAGAAGCAATCAAG AACGCTATAGCGAATGCGTCTACCCTGGCTGAAGTGGAGCGGCTGAAGGGCTTGCTGCAGTCCGGGCAGATACCTGGCAGGGAACGCAGATCAG GCCCCACTGATGATGGAGAAGAGGAGATGGAAGAAGACACAGTCACAAATGGGTCCTGA